The Hyphomicrobium sp. MC1 genome window below encodes:
- the gltB gene encoding glutamate synthase large subunit, whose amino-acid sequence MSEGYLSPLEDEIGTGSRPAAAGLFDPALERDACGVGFIANLKGRKSHSIVEGALKILENLEHRGAVGADPLSGDGAGIMIQIPHDFLAAETKALGFDLPAPGEYAVGHIFMPHDERLRAHCERVWARCLKEEGLELIGWRTVPVENGCLSDMVRDVEPVHRHVFIRRPASMTDQEEFERHLYMVRKVVSNAIHDAYKGRDIGHYTVSLSTRTLVYKGMFLSFQVKAYYSDLSDPRLVSALALVHQRFSTNTFPSWKLAHPYRMVAHNGEINTLRGNVNWMAARQASVSSPLFGDKISKLWPISYEGQSDTACFDNALEFLVMGGYSLSHAAMMLIPEAWAGNPTMDTNRRAFYEYHACLMEPWDGPAAMAFTDGRQIGATLDRNGLRPARYLVTKDDTVIMSSESGVLPVEEENIVKKWRLQPGKMLLIDLEKGCIISDEELKAEIAASHPYETWLKRTQIKVSDLPLPSKSATAAKSNVALLDLQQSFGYTQESIKFLLTPMAEKGEEATGSMGTDTPISALSSKSKLLHTYFKQNFAQVTNPPIDSIREELVMSLVSFIGPRPNILDLQGTSKQKRLEVDQPILTNEDLERVRGIGAVKDNDFESITIDITYPADKGEGGMGPALDGICAEAEEYVRAKEFNIIILSDRRAGPDRIAIPSLLATSAVHHHLIKQGLRTSVGLVVETGEAHEINQFCTLAGYGAEAINPYLAFETLYTMIPELPEGTTPEMVKKRFIKAIGKAIMKVMAKMGISTYQSYCGAQIFDAVGLRSSFVERYFTGTHTQVEGVGLREIARETVERHKAAFGDIPVLANALDVGGEYAYRVRGEAHMWRPGTVADLQHAVRATDNKEAMSGRIPQKFRDFSKAINDQSEQLMTLRGMFRLRSAESFGRKPIPLEDVEPAAAIVKRFSTGAMSYGSISREAHTTLAIAMNRIGGRSNTGEGGEESDRFKPMPNGDSMRSAIKQVASGRFGVTTEYLVNSDMMQIKMAQGAKPGEGGQLPGHKIDATIAKVRHSTPGVTLVSPPPHHDIYSIEDLAQLIYDLKNVNPKADVSVKLVSEVGVGTVAAGVAKARADHVTISGFEGGTGASPLTSIKHAGSPWEIGLAETHQTLVANLLRGRIAVQVDGGVRTGRDVVIGALLGADEFGFATAPLIAAGCIMMRKCHLNTCPVGVATQDPVLRAKFSGKPEHVINYFFFVAEEVREIMAQLGFRTFNEMIGQSDQLDKDRAIEHWKARGLDFTKLFHKPHASAGVAIYNSERQDHGLEKVLDVKLIDLAKPALEGKKPVKAEVDIKNVNRSAGAMLSGEVAKRYGHTGLPEDTIWISFKGTAGQAFGAWVAHGVTLDLIGEGNDYVGKGLSGGKLIVRPDPKSSIVPEESIIVGNTVLYGAITGECYFRGVAGERFAVRNSGAYAVVEGTGDHGCEYMTGGVVVVLGQTGRNFAAGMSGGIAYVLDEDGNFESRLNKDMVQLEAITADPGSLQKLAQQGGDVAIAVHNVMVDMREQDAERLHTLISRHAHYTNSRRAQDILKNFQAYLPKFKKVMPVEYRRALTELAKARETNREAELEAAKQ is encoded by the coding sequence ATGAGCGAAGGATATCTGTCTCCGCTGGAAGACGAAATCGGCACGGGAAGCCGTCCGGCGGCAGCAGGCCTTTTTGATCCGGCTCTTGAGCGCGACGCATGCGGCGTCGGCTTCATTGCGAACCTCAAGGGTCGCAAATCACATAGCATCGTCGAAGGCGCCTTGAAGATCCTCGAAAACCTCGAGCATCGCGGTGCGGTCGGTGCCGACCCGCTTTCCGGCGACGGCGCCGGCATCATGATTCAGATCCCGCATGACTTCCTGGCCGCCGAAACGAAGGCGCTCGGCTTCGATCTTCCGGCACCGGGCGAATACGCTGTCGGCCACATCTTTATGCCGCACGACGAACGTCTTCGCGCGCATTGCGAGCGCGTCTGGGCGCGCTGCCTCAAGGAAGAAGGCCTTGAGCTGATCGGCTGGCGCACGGTCCCGGTTGAAAACGGTTGCTTGTCGGACATGGTGCGCGATGTCGAGCCGGTGCATCGCCACGTCTTCATCCGCCGCCCGGCGAGCATGACCGATCAGGAAGAGTTTGAGCGTCACCTTTATATGGTCCGCAAGGTCGTCTCTAATGCGATCCACGACGCGTATAAGGGCCGCGACATCGGCCACTACACCGTGTCGCTGTCGACGCGCACGCTCGTCTATAAGGGCATGTTCCTGTCCTTCCAGGTGAAGGCCTATTACTCGGACCTGTCCGACCCGCGCCTCGTGTCGGCGCTCGCCCTCGTGCACCAACGCTTCTCGACGAACACGTTCCCGTCGTGGAAGCTCGCGCACCCCTATCGCATGGTTGCGCACAACGGCGAGATCAACACCCTGCGCGGCAACGTCAACTGGATGGCCGCACGCCAGGCATCGGTGTCGTCGCCCCTCTTTGGCGACAAGATCTCGAAGCTCTGGCCGATCTCGTATGAAGGCCAGTCCGATACCGCCTGTTTCGACAACGCGCTCGAATTCCTCGTCATGGGCGGCTACAGCCTTTCGCACGCGGCGATGATGCTGATACCCGAAGCGTGGGCCGGCAATCCGACGATGGATACCAACCGCCGCGCCTTCTACGAATATCATGCCTGCTTGATGGAGCCGTGGGACGGCCCCGCCGCCATGGCCTTCACCGACGGCCGCCAGATCGGCGCGACGCTCGACCGCAACGGTCTGCGTCCGGCCCGCTACCTCGTGACTAAGGACGACACCGTCATCATGTCGTCCGAGTCCGGCGTGCTGCCGGTCGAAGAAGAAAACATCGTCAAGAAGTGGCGCCTGCAGCCCGGCAAGATGCTGCTCATCGACCTCGAAAAGGGTTGCATCATCTCCGACGAAGAGCTGAAGGCCGAGATCGCCGCCAGCCACCCGTATGAGACGTGGCTGAAGCGCACGCAGATCAAGGTCTCCGACCTGCCACTGCCGTCGAAGAGCGCCACCGCCGCGAAGTCGAACGTCGCCCTGCTCGATCTGCAGCAGTCGTTCGGCTACACCCAGGAAAGCATCAAGTTCCTGCTGACGCCGATGGCGGAAAAGGGCGAAGAAGCCACCGGCTCGATGGGCACCGACACGCCGATCTCGGCGCTGTCGTCGAAGTCGAAGCTGCTTCACACCTATTTCAAGCAGAACTTCGCGCAGGTCACGAACCCGCCGATCGACTCGATCCGCGAAGAGCTGGTGATGAGCCTCGTCTCCTTCATCGGCCCGCGCCCGAACATCCTGGATCTGCAAGGCACCTCGAAGCAGAAGCGCCTCGAAGTCGATCAGCCGATCCTGACCAACGAAGACCTGGAGCGCGTCCGCGGCATCGGCGCGGTGAAGGACAACGACTTCGAGTCGATCACCATCGACATCACCTACCCCGCCGATAAGGGCGAAGGCGGCATGGGCCCGGCGCTCGACGGCATCTGCGCCGAAGCGGAAGAGTACGTCCGCGCCAAGGAATTCAACATCATCATCCTGTCCGACCGCCGCGCCGGACCGGACCGCATTGCCATTCCCTCGCTGCTCGCGACGTCGGCCGTGCACCACCACCTGATCAAGCAGGGCTTGCGCACCTCCGTCGGCCTCGTCGTTGAGACCGGCGAAGCTCACGAGATCAACCAGTTCTGCACGCTTGCGGGCTATGGCGCCGAAGCCATCAATCCGTATCTCGCATTCGAAACGCTCTACACCATGATCCCGGAACTCCCCGAGGGGACGACGCCGGAAATGGTCAAGAAGCGCTTCATCAAGGCCATCGGCAAAGCCATCATGAAGGTGATGGCGAAGATGGGCATCTCGACCTACCAGTCCTATTGCGGCGCTCAGATCTTTGATGCCGTCGGCCTGCGGTCGAGCTTCGTCGAACGCTATTTCACCGGCACGCACACTCAGGTCGAAGGCGTCGGCCTGCGCGAGATCGCGCGCGAAACGGTTGAGCGCCACAAGGCGGCGTTCGGCGATATCCCGGTCCTCGCCAACGCGCTCGATGTCGGTGGCGAATACGCTTACCGCGTCCGCGGCGAAGCCCACATGTGGCGTCCGGGAACGGTCGCCGACCTGCAGCATGCTGTCCGCGCAACCGATAATAAGGAAGCGATGAGCGGCCGCATTCCGCAGAAGTTCCGCGACTTCTCGAAGGCGATCAACGACCAGTCCGAACAGCTGATGACGCTTCGCGGCATGTTCCGCCTGCGCTCGGCCGAAAGCTTCGGCCGCAAGCCCATCCCGCTGGAGGACGTCGAACCGGCTGCCGCCATCGTCAAGCGCTTCTCGACCGGCGCGATGAGCTACGGCTCGATCAGCCGCGAAGCCCACACCACGCTTGCCATCGCGATGAACCGCATCGGCGGACGTTCAAATACCGGCGAAGGCGGCGAAGAATCCGACCGCTTCAAGCCGATGCCGAATGGCGATTCCATGCGCTCGGCAATCAAGCAGGTTGCCTCCGGCCGCTTTGGCGTGACGACGGAATACCTCGTCAACTCCGACATGATGCAGATCAAGATGGCCCAGGGTGCGAAGCCCGGCGAAGGCGGTCAGCTGCCCGGCCACAAGATCGACGCGACGATCGCGAAGGTCCGTCACTCGACGCCGGGCGTCACGCTCGTCTCGCCACCGCCGCACCATGACATCTATTCGATCGAAGACTTGGCGCAGCTCATCTACGATCTGAAGAACGTCAACCCGAAGGCTGACGTCTCGGTGAAGCTCGTCTCCGAGGTTGGCGTCGGCACCGTCGCTGCGGGCGTCGCCAAGGCACGCGCCGATCACGTAACGATTTCGGGCTTCGAAGGCGGCACCGGCGCATCGCCCCTGACGTCGATCAAGCACGCGGGCAGCCCGTGGGAAATCGGTCTCGCCGAAACGCATCAGACGCTCGTCGCCAACCTGTTGCGCGGCCGTATCGCCGTGCAAGTTGATGGTGGCGTCCGCACCGGCCGCGACGTCGTCATCGGTGCGCTGCTTGGCGCCGACGAGTTCGGCTTCGCGACCGCCCCGCTCATTGCGGCGGGCTGCATCATGATGCGCAAGTGCCACCTGAACACCTGCCCGGTCGGTGTCGCCACACAAGATCCGGTTCTGCGCGCAAAGTTCTCCGGCAAGCCTGAGCACGTCATCAACTACTTCTTCTTCGTCGCTGAAGAAGTCCGCGAGATCATGGCTCAACTCGGCTTCCGCACCTTCAACGAGATGATTGGTCAAAGCGATCAACTCGATAAGGATCGCGCCATCGAACACTGGAAGGCGCGCGGCCTCGACTTCACGAAGCTGTTCCATAAGCCGCACGCCTCGGCAGGCGTCGCGATTTACAACAGCGAGCGCCAGGACCACGGCCTCGAAAAGGTTCTCGACGTCAAGCTGATCGATCTGGCGAAGCCTGCTCTCGAAGGCAAGAAGCCGGTAAAGGCGGAAGTCGACATCAAGAACGTCAACCGTTCCGCGGGCGCGATGCTCTCGGGCGAGGTTGCGAAGCGCTACGGCCATACCGGACTGCCGGAAGATACCATCTGGATCTCTTTCAAGGGGACCGCGGGCCAGGCATTCGGCGCGTGGGTCGCGCACGGCGTCACGCTCGATCTCATCGGCGAAGGCAACGACTACGTCGGCAAGGGATTGTCGGGCGGCAAGCTGATCGTACGCCCCGATCCCAAGTCGAGCATCGTTCCGGAAGAAAGCATCATCGTCGGCAACACGGTGCTCTACGGCGCCATCACCGGCGAATGCTATTTCCGCGGCGTGGCCGGTGAGCGCTTCGCCGTCCGTAACTCGGGAGCCTACGCCGTCGTTGAAGGCACGGGCGACCACGGCTGCGAATACATGACCGGCGGCGTTGTCGTCGTGCTCGGCCAAACCGGCCGCAACTTCGCGGCCGGCATGTCGGGCGGCATCGCCTATGTCCTCGATGAGGACGGCAATTTCGAAAGTCGTCTCAACAAGGACATGGTGCAGCTCGAAGCCATCACGGCCGATCCGGGTTCGCTGCAGAAACTCGCCCAGCAGGGCGGCGATGTCGCGATTGCGGTCCACAACGTCATGGTCGACATGCGCGAGCAGGACGCCGAGCGTCTGCACACGCTCATTTCACGGCACGCGCATTACACGAATTCGCGCCGCGCTCAGGACATCCTGAAGAACTTCCAGGCCTACCTGCCGAAGTTCAAGAAGGTGATGCCGGTGGAATACCGCCGCGCGCTGACCGAGCTCGCCAAAGCCCGCGAAACCAATCGCGAGGCTGAGCTCGAAGCAGCCAAGCAATAA
- a CDS encoding Hsp20 family protein encodes MRHAEFAPFYRSAIGFDRLFQALDRSVSFDSESTYPPYNIERTGENAYRITLAVAGFSQDELKIEVKEQTLSIAGEKAADAEGKTYLHRGIAARAFERRFQLADHVDVTGAKFENGLLHVDLVRNVPESKKPRTIAIGTGEPVHQLEAKAAA; translated from the coding sequence ATGCGACACGCTGAATTTGCCCCCTTTTACCGTTCTGCTATCGGTTTCGACCGCCTGTTCCAGGCGCTCGATCGCTCCGTAAGCTTCGATAGCGAATCCACCTACCCGCCTTATAACATCGAACGCACCGGCGAGAACGCCTACCGGATCACGCTCGCTGTTGCTGGCTTCTCCCAGGACGAGCTGAAGATCGAGGTCAAAGAGCAGACCCTTTCGATCGCCGGCGAGAAGGCCGCTGACGCCGAAGGCAAAACCTACCTTCACCGCGGCATTGCCGCCCGCGCGTTCGAGCGCCGCTTCCAGCTTGCCGACCACGTCGATGTGACGGGCGCCAAATTCGAGAACGGCCTCCTGCACGTAGATCTCGTCCGCAACGTTCCGGAGAGCAAGAAGCCCCGGACAATCGCGATCGGCACGGGTGAACCCGTCCACCAGCTCGAAGCCAAAGCGGCTGCGTAA
- a CDS encoding alpha/beta fold hydrolase, translated as MKLVSLSINPVPSGAEVLAFDGYDRRKLRAALWEATRGPVRGTVIIVQGRGEFIEKYFEVVADLRRRGFAVAIFDLRGQGGSERVLSNRHKGHVVAFTEYDRDLAIFIDEIVRPNLPEPFVGLGHSLGGNILLRGAQDEASPFSRMILLSPMIDIHERMLGASRPLAKAYASTASMLGLATAYVRGGTDQPNDLMAFENNRLTSDYVRWSRVKSIIEAAPDLALGSPTVGWLRAALRSCAMLSRPDYPKYVCVPMMLFAAGADHVVSMQAIEDFAVDLKSGGHVLMPGSRHEILQETDAIRQRFWAAFDAYMGVETLPSEGRL; from the coding sequence ATGAAACTGGTTTCGCTTTCGATCAATCCCGTTCCGAGCGGCGCCGAGGTATTGGCTTTCGACGGCTACGACCGCCGCAAGCTGCGCGCGGCGCTTTGGGAGGCCACGCGCGGGCCGGTGCGGGGCACCGTTATCATCGTGCAGGGGCGAGGCGAGTTCATCGAGAAGTATTTCGAGGTCGTTGCCGATCTCAGGCGGCGCGGCTTCGCCGTGGCAATCTTCGATTTGCGCGGGCAGGGTGGGTCCGAGCGTGTCTTGTCGAACCGGCATAAGGGGCACGTCGTCGCCTTCACCGAATACGACCGCGATCTAGCGATATTTATCGACGAGATCGTGCGGCCGAACCTGCCGGAGCCGTTCGTCGGGCTTGGTCATTCGCTCGGAGGCAACATTCTGCTGCGCGGGGCGCAGGACGAAGCGAGCCCGTTCTCGCGCATGATTCTGCTGTCGCCAATGATCGACATCCACGAGCGCATGCTCGGGGCGAGCCGACCGCTAGCGAAGGCTTATGCTTCGACGGCGTCGATGCTGGGGCTGGCGACCGCCTACGTTCGCGGTGGCACCGACCAGCCGAATGACCTCATGGCGTTCGAGAATAACAGGCTGACGAGCGATTACGTGCGCTGGTCGCGGGTGAAATCGATCATTGAGGCTGCGCCTGACTTGGCGCTCGGGTCGCCGACGGTCGGCTGGCTCCGGGCGGCGCTGAGAAGCTGCGCCATGCTTTCGCGACCCGATTATCCGAAATACGTGTGCGTGCCGATGATGCTCTTTGCTGCGGGCGCCGATCATGTCGTTTCGATGCAGGCGATCGAAGATTTTGCCGTCGATCTTAAATCCGGCGGCCACGTTCTGATGCCGGGTTCGCGGCATGAGATTCTGCAAGAGACAGACGCCATCCGGCAGCGGTTCTGGGCCGCTTTCGACGCCTACATGGGCGTCGAAACGTTGCCGTCGGAAGGTCGCCTATAA
- the hisN gene encoding histidinol-phosphatase translates to MAERVPATEFQALVRVAQELADISGSVILKHFRKPMPVENKAAGGAFDPVTKADRGAEKAIVQALSTRFPDHGIVGEEFGTRPGTSSYKWVIDPIDGTRAFIMGSPLWGTLIGVMKDDQPIFGLVDQPFTGERFWSGDKAAYHSLRGGRPARIKTRECTKIEDAILTSTHPDLFETPEQSAALTSLKSKARLTRYGGDCYGYCLLASGFVDVIIESGLKPYDIVAIIPIIERAGGVITTWTGGDPSSGGDIIATGDPRLHEDVLALLNKI, encoded by the coding sequence GTGGCGGAACGTGTGCCGGCGACCGAATTTCAGGCCCTTGTCCGCGTCGCGCAGGAGCTGGCCGATATTTCCGGCTCCGTTATCCTCAAGCATTTTCGTAAACCAATGCCTGTGGAAAACAAGGCGGCTGGCGGAGCTTTCGATCCCGTGACGAAGGCCGACCGGGGCGCCGAGAAAGCGATCGTCCAGGCGCTCTCAACCCGCTTCCCCGACCATGGCATCGTCGGCGAGGAGTTCGGCACGCGTCCCGGCACCAGCTCCTATAAGTGGGTCATCGACCCGATCGACGGCACCCGCGCCTTCATCATGGGCTCCCCGCTTTGGGGTACGCTGATCGGGGTGATGAAGGACGACCAACCGATCTTTGGCTTAGTCGATCAGCCATTTACCGGCGAGCGCTTCTGGTCGGGCGACAAGGCGGCCTACCACAGTCTGCGCGGCGGCCGTCCGGCCCGTATCAAGACGCGCGAATGCACCAAGATCGAAGATGCGATTCTGACCTCGACGCACCCCGACCTGTTTGAGACCCCTGAGCAGTCGGCAGCACTCACGTCCCTCAAATCGAAAGCCCGCCTTACCCGTTACGGCGGCGACTGCTACGGCTATTGCCTGCTCGCGTCCGGCTTCGTCGACGTCATCATCGAATCGGGCCTGAAGCCTTACGACATCGTCGCCATCATCCCGATCATCGAGCGCGCCGGCGGGGTGATCACCACATGGACCGGCGGCGACCCCTCGTCCGGTGGTGACATCATCGCGACCGGCGATCCGCGTCTGCACGAAGACGTGCTGGCCCTGCTCAACAAGATTTAG
- a CDS encoding N-formylglutamate amidohydrolase, whose protein sequence is MPDDRSHDVPSAFFPSYDVLSPRTQGVPFVFSSPHSGRLYPPEFLAISRLDPKTLRRSEDCFVDKLFRPVASLGAPLISARFPRAYLDLNREPYELDPELVLEPLPAHANTQSIRVAGGLGTVARIVADGEEIYPSRLRLENVLARIEQLYFPFHAELSRLVTQTRENFGYAVLIDCHSMPSTAMAPGGAQRPDIVIGDRFGASADPRLTLLIRDEFQRRGFKVQLNRPYAGGYITEHHGRPGRGTHAIQLEINRGLYINELTFQENSGYQRLSEVLIDIVSTLFREVPGILDYRAAAE, encoded by the coding sequence ATGCCCGACGATAGATCCCACGACGTGCCCAGCGCATTTTTCCCGTCCTACGATGTCCTGTCGCCGCGGACACAGGGCGTGCCGTTCGTATTCTCGTCACCGCATTCCGGCCGCCTCTATCCGCCGGAATTTCTAGCCATTTCCAGGCTTGACCCGAAAACGCTACGCCGTTCTGAAGATTGCTTTGTCGACAAGCTGTTCCGCCCCGTAGCGAGCCTTGGCGCGCCGCTCATCAGCGCGCGTTTTCCCCGCGCCTATCTCGATCTCAACCGCGAGCCCTATGAACTCGACCCGGAACTGGTGCTCGAACCGCTGCCCGCCCACGCCAACACGCAGTCGATCCGCGTCGCCGGCGGGCTCGGTACTGTCGCCCGCATCGTTGCCGACGGCGAGGAGATCTACCCCTCGCGGCTGCGCCTCGAAAACGTGTTGGCGCGCATCGAGCAGCTTTATTTTCCCTTCCACGCAGAGCTTTCCCGTCTAGTCACGCAGACACGGGAAAACTTCGGCTATGCCGTCCTAATTGATTGTCATTCGATGCCGTCGACGGCGATGGCGCCCGGCGGCGCCCAGCGCCCCGACATCGTCATCGGCGATCGCTTCGGCGCATCCGCCGATCCGCGCCTCACGCTTCTTATCCGCGACGAATTCCAGCGGCGTGGTTTCAAAGTGCAGTTGAACCGTCCGTATGCCGGCGGCTACATCACCGAGCACCACGGCCGTCCCGGACGAGGCACCCACGCCATCCAGCTCGAAATCAACCGCGGGCTCTATATCAATGAACTGACGTTCCAGGAGAACTCAGGCTATCAGCGCCTGTCTGAAGTTCTGATCGATATCGTATCGACGCTGTTCCGCGAGGTGCCGGGCATTCTCGACTACCGCGCCGCCGCCGAATAA
- the cpdR gene encoding cell cycle two-component system response regulator CpdR, producing MTAKPSSLPIRRILLAEDDDSMRGFLVKALEKANYDVVAFENGEDAYDRLKSEPFTLLLTDIVMPKMDGIELARRASEIDPDLKIMFITGFAAVVLNSENQPPKDARVLSKPFHLKDLVKEVDRLLAA from the coding sequence ATGACCGCTAAGCCATCCAGCCTGCCGATCCGTCGCATCTTGCTTGCCGAGGATGACGACTCCATGCGCGGCTTTCTCGTTAAGGCGCTGGAGAAAGCGAACTACGATGTCGTCGCTTTCGAAAACGGCGAAGACGCCTACGACCGGCTGAAATCCGAGCCCTTCACGCTGCTGCTGACGGATATCGTCATGCCCAAGATGGACGGCATCGAACTGGCGCGGCGCGCCAGCGAAATCGATCCCGATCTCAAGATCATGTTCATCACCGGCTTTGCGGCGGTCGTGCTCAATAGTGAAAACCAGCCGCCAAAAGACGCACGTGTTCTTTCCAAGCCCTTCCATCTCAAGGACTTGGTGAAGGAAGTCGACCGCTTGCTGGCAGCTTGA
- a CDS encoding class I SAM-dependent methyltransferase, with the protein MYVTDDEVGSYRVFDDIAVLLPQVNEPTTPSNIIDWYDSFGWAQNANGKFKETDALNEAKQVQIEHTSHCISRLSKYFEKGGDYIVDVGSGPIAHPELLSYGQNFKKRICIDLSITGLRQAKQKLSDRGIYVQGDATRLPLVSGSIDAITCNHLIYQLPVHLQRPAILELWRVLKPGGVAVIVYRWLHSGFAFRLEKLASKFGIGEEVAGASDHVPERDPDEPQLRRWFEEQHWPFTYSYDCYRLIDNEFMRRYVSNDWRGRLFLNTLLSMQRCLPSQCGRYGLFPAIVIHKPSLN; encoded by the coding sequence ATGTATGTCACGGACGATGAAGTCGGGAGCTATCGCGTCTTCGATGACATCGCAGTGCTTCTTCCGCAGGTGAATGAGCCGACAACCCCATCGAATATCATTGATTGGTATGATTCATTCGGGTGGGCGCAGAATGCCAATGGCAAATTCAAAGAAACAGACGCTCTCAACGAAGCCAAACAGGTACAAATCGAGCATACCAGTCACTGCATTTCCCGGCTGAGCAAATATTTCGAAAAGGGTGGCGACTATATTGTCGACGTTGGGAGCGGCCCGATCGCGCATCCAGAACTTCTCAGTTATGGGCAAAATTTCAAGAAGCGTATTTGCATTGATCTCTCAATCACCGGTCTGCGGCAAGCCAAACAAAAGCTCAGCGATAGGGGCATTTACGTCCAAGGGGACGCAACGAGGCTTCCTCTCGTTAGCGGCTCGATCGATGCGATCACATGCAATCACCTCATCTATCAATTGCCCGTCCATCTGCAGAGGCCGGCTATCTTGGAACTGTGGCGCGTTTTGAAACCTGGCGGGGTCGCGGTGATCGTCTATAGATGGCTCCACTCCGGATTTGCATTCCGGCTTGAGAAGCTCGCTTCAAAATTTGGTATAGGCGAAGAAGTGGCCGGGGCATCCGATCACGTTCCGGAACGTGATCCTGATGAGCCGCAACTGCGAAGATGGTTTGAAGAACAGCACTGGCCCTTCACCTACTCATACGACTGTTATCGTTTGATCGATAACGAGTTCATGCGCCGATATGTCAGCAATGATTGGCGTGGCCGGTTGTTTCTTAACACATTGCTATCGATGCAGCGTTGTCTACCTTCACAGTGCGGAAGATATGGCCTGTTTCCTGCTATCGTTATCCACAAGCCGTCGTTGAATTAA
- a CDS encoding cupin domain-containing protein, whose product MRIRILVAGLASLGVAAALSTYAFAQDDQIQRLTTDKMENFELGTIAWKDEPLLPKGAKSALVIGDPSKPGVFMAYLKFPANYEIPAHTHPFAEVITVLQGTVWNGMGEKLDREKGSKLGVGASFTLPAGHAHYLWNQEETVVLLTATGPWNIKYINPADDPRK is encoded by the coding sequence ATGCGCATCAGAATTTTGGTTGCAGGATTGGCAAGCCTGGGGGTTGCTGCAGCGCTGTCGACATATGCGTTCGCCCAGGACGACCAAATCCAGCGGTTGACGACAGACAAAATGGAAAATTTCGAGCTGGGCACCATTGCATGGAAAGATGAGCCGCTGCTCCCCAAAGGCGCAAAAAGTGCGCTCGTCATAGGCGACCCCAGCAAGCCCGGCGTCTTTATGGCCTATCTAAAATTCCCGGCGAACTATGAGATTCCAGCTCACACTCATCCCTTCGCTGAAGTGATCACCGTTCTACAGGGCACCGTTTGGAACGGCATGGGAGAAAAGCTGGATCGCGAGAAGGGCAGCAAGCTCGGCGTCGGCGCTAGCTTCACATTGCCCGCTGGCCACGCACACTATCTGTGGAACCAGGAAGAAACCGTCGTTCTCCTCACCGCGACCGGTCCGTGGAACATCAAATACATCAATCCTGCCGACGATCCGCGCAAATAG
- the ykgO gene encoding type B 50S ribosomal protein L36: MKVRNSLKSLRSRHRDNRVVRRKGRVYVINKTHRRFKARQG, encoded by the coding sequence ATGAAAGTTAGAAACTCTTTGAAGTCCCTGCGCTCGCGGCACCGCGATAATCGCGTCGTACGCCGTAAAGGCCGGGTCTACGTCATTAACAAGACTCACCGTCGCTTCAAGGCCCGTCAGGGCTGA
- a CDS encoding tetratricopeptide repeat protein, whose translation MIFPARLLIGLLILAGGAANAAADDELLKTQPFPAEPAPAPQPPPAVKKAPPVAPSPGAQAHQKGPPGLMGLPWPQTPEQVSKTLDNLYAYLATEGDHRQAGEISGVIERLWRMQGGDTVNLLIDRGELFSAQNQNEKALPFLDAAVELEPQYAEAWSHRAYIEYRMNNYAAALGDLRRALALEPNNFRALDGMAKILVQMGEKKAALEVYDQLLKVHPNIEGGEKARDELKKEVEGQGI comes from the coding sequence ATGATTTTTCCTGCGCGCCTTCTTATAGGTCTTCTGATCCTCGCGGGCGGGGCGGCAAACGCTGCCGCCGATGATGAGCTGTTGAAGACCCAGCCGTTCCCTGCCGAGCCGGCGCCCGCGCCGCAACCGCCTCCTGCCGTCAAGAAAGCGCCGCCGGTGGCGCCGTCTCCCGGCGCTCAAGCGCATCAGAAAGGGCCGCCGGGGCTGATGGGCCTGCCGTGGCCGCAGACACCGGAACAGGTCTCCAAGACCCTCGACAATCTCTACGCCTATCTCGCGACCGAAGGCGACCATCGTCAGGCGGGCGAGATCAGCGGTGTCATCGAGCGGCTCTGGCGTATGCAGGGCGGCGATACCGTCAATCTGCTGATCGATCGCGGTGAGCTGTTCTCGGCGCAGAATCAAAACGAGAAGGCTCTGCCTTTCCTCGATGCGGCCGTCGAACTCGAGCCACAGTATGCGGAGGCCTGGAGCCATCGCGCCTATATCGAATACCGGATGAACAACTACGCAGCGGCGCTGGGTGATCTGAGACGGGCGCTCGCCCTTGAGCCGAATAATTTCCGGGCGCTTGACGGCATGGCCAAGATCCTCGTGCAGATGGGCGAGAAAAAAGCTGCGCTCGAAGTCTACGATCAGCTCCTCAAAGTTCATCCGAACATCGAGGGCGGCGAAAAGGCGCGCGACGAACTGAAGAAAGAAGTCGAAGGTCAGGGTATCTGA